The DNA segment CTTTTCTAAATTTTTATTGAATGACTATGAAATGGGGAAAAGCCAATTGCCTGATGCAACACCGGTTTTCACTGTTTCTGGATTTCTTAACCGCTTAGAAGCGCTGGATTATTTTTATTCATTACGTGAACGATCTGAGATATTTGAAGTTGATGGCTTGAGGTATAAGAAGATGTATGTTATGCATGGTAAGAATATGGAGTATCTGCTTTCGTCGGGAGATGTAGAAGGTTATGATCAGTTTTTTGCAGAGAATTATTTGTCTGCTGAAGCATTTAAAAATTTAGCGGATGAGCGTAATCGGGTTGAAAGGGAAGCATGGAATGTTAATAGCCAGGAAAAGCAACAGAAGAATATAGCTGGAACAGGAGAATCATTGGTGAGTGAAGGTAAGGCTCCGGAATCGCAAAAGGAAACTATTTTGCGTACCAAAGAGGATCGTAAGCTGGTTGAAAAAGAGATAGAGGTTTCGGAGCGTATCCGTAGTGAAGGTGAGTCTGAAGTGCAGGAAAAGACTGAGCGCGAAGTTGGTAGGCAGGAGACAGAGGAGCCTGACATAATAGAGGAGCCAGTTCAGGAGACCGACATAAAGACGCAGCCCATCATTGAAAAAACAAGTTCACCCTTTAAATATGAAGAAGGAGCTCATCATGCAATGATTTTATTTAAAAAAGGTTATATTAATACGGAGCGAATGGGAACTGTGTTTAAAAACTATACCAAAAGTAACTATGGTACAAAATATGAAGTGGAGCACAATAAAATGGGAGCCGATTATTACTATATCATTGTTAAAGGCTTTGCCAATGCCAGTGAAGCAAAAACATATTTAAATAAAGTAAAGCTGAACAGTTTTTTAATGCGCGAAATATCCCGTACCGAAAATTATTTATGGGCCATTAGTGATAATAATTTCTCAAGACTGAGCAGTGCGGAATCATTTGCTTTGTATCAACAGTTCTATAAATCGGAATACTAAAATAATGACTATGGCGAATGCAATAAAGGTAAATATATTATGGGTAGATGATGAAATTGATTTATTGAAAGCGCATATACTTTATTTGCAAGAAAAGGGCTTTGTTGTGAAAACTGCTACCAATGGTCAGGATGCTTTGGTATTGGTAGAAGAAGCGTATTTCGATTTGATTTTTTTGGATGAGAATATGCCCGGGTTGAGTGGCTTGGAGGTGTTGAGTAAACTCAAGAATATGATGCCTGAGGTCCCCATTGTGATGATCACCAAGAGTGAGGAGGAGGATATCATGGATCAGGCTATAGGAAGCAAGATTTCGGATTATCTTATTAAACCGGTTCATCCAAAGCAAATTTTGCTGGCTATAAAAAAACATGTGCATCAGCGCAGACTGGTAGCGGAGAAGACGACGAGTACTTATCAAACGGAGTTCGGAAAGATTGGATTGAAGATAAATGATTCTTATAGCTTTGATGACTGGGTTGAGATATATAAACAATTGGTTTATTGGGAAATTGAACTGGAAGATACCAAAGGTGAGATGGATGAGGTGTTGAAAATGCAGAAGACTGAAGCCAATCATGCTTTTGTTAAGTTTATAAAACGCAACTATGTCAATTGGATCCAAGGGGACGATGATGAATTTCCACTAATGTCGCACCACTTTATGAAAAAAATTACCTTACCCTTGCTGGATAAAGGAGAGAAAGTGGTGATGCTGGTGATCGATAATTTTAGATTTGATCAATGGTTAATGCTCAAACAGGAGGTGCTGAATGGTTTTCGCTTGGAGGAAGAGGAAATCTATAGTAGTATTTTGCCTACTGCTACGCATTATGCTCGTAATAGCTTGTTTGCAGGACTAATGCCAGCACAAATAAAAAAAATGTATGGGCAGTATTGGATTGATGAGCATGAGGAGGGGAGTAAAAATCAGTTTGAAGAACAGTTGATAGGTACTTTCTTTGAGCGTTTTCGTAAACAGTATCGTTATTCGTATCTAAAGGTGAGTAATATTGATACAGGGAAGCAATTAATTGATAATTATGCCAATTTATTAAATGATGATTTGGCAGTGGTGGTGTTTAACTTTGTGGATATGCTATCACATGCACGTACAGAGAGTAAGATGATAAAGGAACTGGCCTATGATGAGTCGGCCTATCGTTCGCTCAGTCGATCGTGGTTTCTTCATTCGGTGATGAAAGAGCTACTGGATAAGTTGGAGCATGAAGATGTGAAGGTGATTATTACTACAGATCATGGCACTATTCGGGTGAAAAATCCCATTAAAGTAGTAGGAGACCGTACTACAACAACCAACTTGCGCTATAAACAAGGGAAAAATCTGAATTATAAAGCCAAGGAAGTATTTGAGCTTGTTAAACCAGAAGAAGTTCAATTACCCAAGGTAAATGTGTCAACAAGTTATATATTTGCAACCAATGAGGATTTTTTTGCTTATCCGAATAATTATAACCATTATGTGAGTTACTATAAGGATACTTTCCAGCATGGGGGAGTGTCTATGGAAGAAATGTTGATTCCATATGTGGTATTGTCACCAAAGAATCATTGAGTGATACTGGTCGCTCAAATAAAACAAATAGCAATTTTTAATTGATGAGTAAATTTTTAATTTCTTCACTAGATAGGATAAATGTTGTTGCAGAGGCTTTTTTGCAAGCGTATGCAGAGCCGGCAGTTTTTTGCTTTTATGGCAGCATGGGAGCTGGCAAAACAACTTTTATTCAAGCATTGTGTAAGCAGTTACAAGTGGTTGATGTGGTTAATAGTCCTTCTTTTTCCATTGTTAACGAGTATAATACAGTGGGTGATGATGTCATCTATCATTTTGATTTTTATCGTTTAAAAGAGGAAGAGGAAGCTTTTGATTTAGGCTATGAGGATTATTTCTACTCATCGCATTATTGCTTTGTGGAATGGCCCGAGAAAATAGCATCCTTGCTTCCCGAAAATAGATACGATGTGACCATCAGCGTTCTGGATGATGGGTCAAGAGAAATCAAAGTGAGTGCTTCGCAGTGAATTACTCTGAAATTTTATGCAAAATATGAATAGCTTATTGGCCCTAAGCAAATGATGCGCATTGGGTATGCCTATTTTTTCTTTTATTTTTTCAAAAAACGATTTTTATTGTCATTATATGAAACGAGCCATGAGAGTGATCTCTCACACAGGTGAATGATTATCACGGCGAGTTCCATATGACTATTAAGAAACAAATTATAAACATATGAAAGACCTAAAAACTACCAATACATTTTTATTGCTGATTGTTATTCCGCTTATGTTTTACCTGCTGAAGACACTCTCTTTTATCTTTGTGCCTTTGGTTTCTGCTATGTTTATTGCTCTGTTGCTATTGCCTTTGATGCGCTGGTTTGATAAAAAAAATGTGCCCAAATGGTTGAGCGTCTTTTTTGTTGTGTTACTACTGATCGCTGCATTTAAGTTTGCGGGTGAACTCATTAAATTGACCAGCAACGAAATTATGGCGGCTGATAACTTGTTTTTTGAAAAAGCAGAAACAAAATTGATCGACTTGGTTGTGATGATTGAAAATTTCTTTGGCGTTAATCGTATTAAAGGAGATAATGTTTTGCTGCATTACTTTAAAGGTGGTAACGTGATGGATAGTATTGGATTTTCGCTTGACTTTATTAGTAATCTACTGTCGGGTACCTTGATGACCGCCTTTTTTGTGGTATTGTTGCTTTCGGGTTCTGTTAATTTTGAGAAATTACTGAATAGTACCTTGATTAAAGTTCGTCATTCTTCCGTTAAAATATTCCGAAAGATTGAAAAGGATATTATTAAGTTCGTGATTGTTAAGTTTGCCATAAGTTTGCTAACTGGTGTTGGTTTTGGTCTGGCTTGTCTGGCTTTTGATGTTAGTTTTCCCATATTTTGGGGACTCTTTGCCTTTGTGATTAATTTTGTTCAAATGATTGGTTCTGTTATTTCAGTGGTATTGCTCTCCTTATTCGCTTTTGTTGAAATAGAACCCATGAGTACCCTTCTGTTTTTTGTGCTTGCGATAACTGCAGTCCAGGTATTGATGGGAGGGGTGTTGGAACCTGTTTTTATGGGCAAAACCTTTTCTGTGAATGTAATTACTATATTGGTTATGTTGATGTTTTGGGGATATATCTGGGGTATCCCCGGCCTTATATTGTCTATTCCTATTACCGTTTTTATTAAAATAATCCTGGATCAGTATCCTAGGTATCGGGTCATTACTGAATTAATGTCGGGTGGAAAGTCCTCATGAGGACCAGGGTAATGTTTGTTTTTGATGGACTGTGTTGAATTTTATGGATGAATGAGGATGTCAACCTTGCCTATTGGCTAATGCTTGTTTTATTTATTGTGTCTTGTTTGAATTTTCGAATCAATAACCATAGGCATAGTAAAAAGATGATGGAGAAGCCTGTGATAATCATGATGGCATTGTATAATCCTCCGCTTGATTCAACAAAGGTATTTTCAAGTACTTCTTCCATGTTGGTGAATTGCATACTTAAAAAAGCCAGTAAGTTGTTGGTGAAGTGCATAATAATGCACAGTGATAGATTTCTTGTTTTGTAATAAACCCATCCCATAAATAACCCGATGCCAAAAGCTGTGATGAATTGCCAGGGATTTAGATGAACGATGCCGAAAATCAGACTGGAAATAAAAATCGATTTGTTAGGAGAGTATCTCTTTAATAATCCGTCCAGCATGACTCCTCTGAAGATGAGTTCTTCAAAAATGGGAGCCGCGATTACAAAGCTTGCAAAAGAAAAAAAGCCCTTCATTTCTCCAAGTTCGAGCACGATTAGTTTGAAAAAATCTGGCATCGGAACCAGACTCGTCAGGGGGGATAGAATACCCAACTGTAAGCATAGAGTAGCTATAGAGACTAATATTATGCTTGTGGGATTACTTAAATTAATATTATAGTTCGACTGTGATATTGTTTTTTTTCTGATAAAGTGGGCAAAGGAAAATGTGGCACCCATGGTTGAAAGGTAATAAATGAAAAAAGTGATTTCTTTTCCAATAACTTTATTTAGAGTCATTTGTAATGGGGATAGAAAAAGCATACAAATAATTGCTACACCCATAATACCCCAGCTTTGTGCAATGTTCGGATAGGTTTTATTCTGTTGCATTGGAATAAATTTGGTTTGTTGTGCTAAAGTAGTAAATATTATTGTTAAAAACAATTGGAGGCTCAGGGGCTTTGTGGTGTGGATCTTGTTTAGCTGAAATCCTATTTTGTATATAAATAATTTGATGGATCGCTCATGTTTTAAGAAAAAAATGCGAATTTTGTCGGTCAAATATTTATAAAGAACTAATAAAAGCCATATAATATGCAAACGGTAGTCAGCGGTATACGCCCAACAGGAAACTTACATTTAGGAAATTACTTTGGAGCAGTTAAGAATTTTTTGAGAATGCAGGAGGAGTATAATTGTTATTTTTTTATTGCGGATTACCATTCCTTAACAACTCATCCCACTCCCAGTGATTTACATGTGAACGTAAAGCAAGTATTGGCTGAGTATTTGGCTTGTGGCCTGGATCCTGAAAAAGCTACCATCTATATCCAAAGTGATGTACCCGCGATTGCAGAGATGAGTCTGTTGATGAGTATGAACGCTTATTTGGGAGAATTGGAACGTACCACATCGTTTAAGGATAAGGCGCGTAAACAACCTGAAAATGTTAATGCAGGTTTATTGACCTATCCGGTACTAATGGCCTGTGATATTTTAATTCACCATGCCGACAAGGTTCCCGTGGGCAAAGATCAGGAACAAAACTTGGAGATGACACGCAAATTTGCCGGCCGTTTTAATCATCTGTATAAACAGGAATATTTTAAAATTCCACAGTCTTTTAATTATGGAGAAGCTTTGGTAAAGATTCCCGGACTGGATGGGAGTGGTAAAATGGGAAAATCTGAAGGTAATGGAATTTATCTGGTGGATGATCCAAAAACTTTACAGAAGAAAGTAATGAAGGCTGTTACTGATAGTGGTCCAACGGAGCCCAATGCGCCACTTACTGAGCCTATTCAAAATTTGTTTACCTTAATGGAGGTTGTTTCTACTCCCGACACACTTCAGTTTTTTAAAGATAAGTATGCGAGTTGTGAAATTCGTTATGGTGATCTGAAAAAACAATTGGCTGAGGATATCATCAAGTTTAATACACCCATTAGAGAAAAAATAGAAGACATTAAAAACAATGATGTTTATCTAAATAAGGTTGTAACCATGGGGAGGGAGAAAGCACAAGCAAATGCTGAAAAAACGGTAAAAGAGATTCGTGAAATCATAGGTATTAAAAGATTTTAGTCTATTTAAAAATATAAGCAAAGCTGTCAAAAGGTAGTTTCATACCGTAGGTAGTAGCACAATAGAAAAAAGCCTGTTCCATTTTTGGAACAGGCTTTTTGGGTTTTTGGGACAAGAGTAATTTTTTTATACGTTTTAATGCATTGATAAACAGCGATTAGTGTTGTTTGGGGAGAAATATTTTAAAAAAATATAGTAGTATGTATTGCATAGTACCAAGTAAAAACCATATATTTGCAATACCATATTCAAGGTATAGGCAGGTATTTTATAAATAGTCATATAAAACATGTCATGAGAATTATTACACACAGGATGATTAATGTTGGCGAGTTTCATATGACCATTAAGAAACAAATTATAAACATATGAAAGCAATAGAAAAAAAAGTAGCGATTATTTTTACGGCAACCTTGTTATTGTCGTTGTTGGTGGTTCGGTTGTTACCTGAAGGAGATTGTTTTGATGGTTTTAGTGATTGGGAGATGAATACACATTCTATTTCGATGGATGAATGTTTTGATATGGATGGAGTGTCTTTGGGCTTTACCATCGGCAGAGAAATTACAATGAACTTATAAGAAGTTGGATCAAATGTTGAGTAGTTTTTAGCTTACTCAATACGATACAGGAGGACAAGATATGAAGGTGGAAAATACAAAAGCACAAATGAGAAAGGGAATACTGGAGTACTGTATACTCTCCATACTTTCTCGCAGTGATAAATATGCATCCGATATTATCAATGAGCTGAAAGAGGCTAAGATGATAGTAGTGGAAGGTACATTATATCCGTTGTTGACCCGGCTGAAAAATGCAGAACTGTTGACCTATCGTTGGGAAGAATCAACGCAAGGTCCACCACGAAAGTATTATGAGTTGACCGATAAAGGAAGTGATTTTTTAGGTGAATTGGATCAGTCGTGGAAAGAACTGGTGGATGCAGTACGGGTGATTAATAATAATTAGATAACCTGGAATGGGAATAACAGGCAACTGCCTAGCTGATAAACCGCATGTTGTTTGTTTGGGTGATCGGTGTTTCTGCAATATGAGAATCGTATGAAACGAGACATGGGAGTTATTTCGCACACAGGAGGATGATTTATTCTGGTGAGTTCCATTTGACCATTAAGAAACAAATTATAAACATATGAAAAAAACAGTAAATATAAATTTAAGCGGGAGGGTTTTCTATATAGATGATGATGCTTTTGCTCGTTTAAGAGCATATCTGGATAGTCTTGAGCGTTATTTCAAAAAGCAAGAAGAGGGGCAGGAGATTATCAATGATATTGAAAGTCGTATCGCAGAACTTCTGGGAGATAGAATTTCTGGCAAGACAGGAGTTGTAACCATTGAAATGGTGGAAGAGGTGATAGCAATGATGGGGCAGCCTGAGGATTTTGAGGATGAAGGAGCTGCGTCTGAAACTTCTCATCAGCAGTATGAAAAATATTCATATGGACGCGCGAGCAAGCGCTTGTTTCGTGATGTCGACGGAAGGGTGTTGGGAGGTGTTTGTGGTGGAATCGCCGCCTACTTAAATATGGATCCTGTTATTGTTCGTATTGTTTTTGCCTTGTTTATATTTTTTGGACTCGGAATTACAATTCCCATATATATTATTCTTTGGATAGTGGTTCCTGCTGCGTTAACAACGGCTCAACGTCTTGAGATGCGGGGTGAGAATGTGACTATAAGTAATATTGAGAAGGCAATCCGTAATGAATTTGAGGATGTAAAACAACGATTTAGTAAGGTGCGTGATTCTAAGGTTTATAAAAAAGGGGAGAGTTGGTGGAATAAGTTTTCGAAAGGTGACAAAACGGTTTTGATGATTGTGGTGCTGGTGGTTTCTATGTTTTTTTTTGCCAAATGATACCTATGGAAGTATTTCAGCCTACAATGATACAGCATGTGAACTTTCAATTGGGGCATATTGCTTTTCTGCAATTACCTGCCATGTTTGTGATGGTGTTGGTACTGTTGGTCATTGGTTTTGTGTTTAAATCGCTATTCAAATTTATTATTTACCTGATTGCTTTTGTATTTCTGGTTGTTGTAGGACTTAAGGTGATTGGCTTTTTATGGAGTATTTTATTTATGTATTGACGGCGCCTTTGCTAATTGTTTAAAACATTAAAAATGAAGAAGACATTATATATTAACCTAAATGGTTTTGCTTTTCATATTGATGAGGATGCATATGATAAGCTGAATCAATATTTGCGAAAAATTGAAGGTAGTTTTCCAGATAAGGATGAAGCCAAAGAAATTGTTAGTGATATAGAGGCACGTATAGCGGAGCTTTTCAGTGGGAAAAAGAAATCTTCTGAACAGGTCATTACATTGAAGGAAGTAGAAGAGGTAATAGATACGATGGGTGAACCGCAGGAAATTGCTGATGAGGATCAAGCAGAGCCTCAGTCTGATGGTAGCAATGCATCCATGCCCGGCTCTCCGCTTTATAAAAAACGATTGTATCGCGATCCTGAGAGTCGCGTATTGGGGGGCGTGTGTGGTGGCTTGGGCGCTTATTTTGATATGGACCCGCTTGTGTTCCGCGTCATCTTTATTTTGGCATTTGTTCTTTATGGTGCTTCTTTGCCAGTGTATGTGGTATTGTGGATAGTAATGCCTAAGGCATTAACCATCACCCAAAAGCTTGAAATGAAAGGACCCGCAGGTTATGAGTCATGGGAGCAGCACCTGAAGAATGAATATAAAGAGGTGGCTGAAAAATTTAAGCAGTCTAGGGCTTATAAGGATTTTTCAGGATCATTCTCTAAAAGAACGGACGTGGTGGGCGATGCGCTTCGGACTTTGTTGCGCATTGTGGTGTCTGTTGTGGGGGTTGTGCTGATGTTTATTGCGATCGCCTTCTTAGTATCACTTATCGTGACTTTTACCCTTGGCTTTACAATAATGGACTTTTCAGGGGTAGGCAATTATTTTACCTCTCTTCCTGCTTTGTTTGTGGGTGCCGAAGATATGGTGATTGGAAGTGTTGGATTGGTACTGGTGACTTGTATACCACTTATTGTTTTGTTTTACTTGGGCTTTAAGCTGGTGTTCCGGTTTAGATCTAAGTATAAAATAGTAGCAGTGTCTTCTTTGGTACTGTGGATAGCCGGATTAATTTTATTGTTTTATGCTTTTGCAAGAGTGGCCAGGGAGTATAGGGTGACTGAAGATGTGTATCAAAATGAAAAGTTGGAATTGCCACAAAGCAGTGTTGTTTACCTGAAAGCCAATGTGAATACCTATATGCCAACGTACCATGATCATTTGTTTGATTTTAATCGGTTGGATATTTATTGTGCTGATAATAAATTGTATGTACAGGGAAGACCTAGGATAGACCTGGTTCGAGGTGATTCGTTTGCTATCGAAATAAAAAGAAGTGCCAAGGGAAAATCCATTTCACAAGCAAAAATTAACTGCCAGGATATTGAGTTTTTTTGGATGCTTAGGGATTCTACCATACATATAGATCCTTTATTTACTCTTCGTGCAAATAGTAAATTGAGAGATCAGGGCTTAAATGTTGTCATATTAGTTCCTGAGAGTGTTCAAGTGGAAGTGGCAGATGAGTTAGAGTGGGTTGTAAATAATAGACTTGATGATTAAATTTAAACATATGAAAAAAAGTGTAAGAGTTTTTGTAGTAATATTATGCGTTGGTATTCATAGCTTGTCAGTGTTTTCCCAGCAGAAAATAGCGAAGCGTATGTTTGATGATTTCCGCATCTTGGATGAAGTGACCTATCTTTCTTTTTCTAAAAACATGCTCGACTTTATTGATTTTGATGTAGATGGTGATCAGGATGGTGAGGAATATAGTGTAACCGGAGATCTCAATGAGGTAAAGCTGGTATTGTATAAACCGGATGTTTTACCCGACATAAGCTTTATGGAACAGGTTCGTAAGTATATGAAAAAGGGTAATTATAGCCAGGTGGAGGATGACGATGATGACGAAGAATCGGAAATATGGGTGCAGCGTAAAGGCAAAAAAGTATATGAGTGCCATATTATTTTTCAAGGAGATAAAAATGGCATCTTGCTTTCATTTTTTGGTGATTTCAGAATCAAAGATGTTGATGTGCTTAAGCGTAAGATAGAGGATTATAAAGATTAATCTTGTTTTTGGCTTATAAAATGGCTCATATTATTTCGAATTTGTGTGGTGTTTTTTTTGATATTCACTGGGAGTTATATTAAACTCATTTTTAAAACACGAAGAAAAATACTTTGGATCAGAAAAACCTACCTCGTAGGCAACCTCTGAAATGGACGTGATATTGTTTTTCAGCATTAAGCTGGCATGCTTAAGTTTGATATTTCTTATGAATTCAATGGGCGATAGGCCGGTTATGGTTTTGATTTTTCTGTAAAGTGAAGATTTTGAAAGGTTTAGTTCGGAGGCAAACATATTGATGTCGAATGTAGTCTCTGAGATGTGCGTTTCTATGATGGAAATGGCCTGGTTTAAAAAATGTTCATCCATGGAGTGATTTTCCAATGACGATACATTGATTTCTAAATTTGTTTTGAATTCTTTTTGTTTGTTTTGTTTATGAGAGACGAAATTGTTAATCCTGGCCTGTAGAACCTTCATTTCAAATGGTTTTGAAATATAGGCGTCGGCGCCGGCGTTGTAACACTCTATTCGGTCGTTAATGCTATTTTTAGCAGTTAGTACGATGATGGAGATATGACTGGTTTCTAGGTTGTTCTTTATTGTTTTACAGAGTTCTATACCGTCCATTTTTGGCATCATTACGTCACTTACCACAATATCAATGTCAGTGGATTTTATTAGTTCTAAAGCTTCCAGTCCATTGGTGGCTGTTTTTACATGATAGGTCTTAGCCAATATTTGACTCATCAGTTTTAATAAATCCTGATTATCTTCTACAATTAGGATTGTAATGTTTGATAAATGATTTGAATTTTCATTGTCTGTATCAAAATCTTCGGCTGTGTTGCTGATTTGTGCATCCTGATTTTCGGTAATCTCCATAGATATGGGTGCTGACGTTTCTTCAAAGGTGTAACTTGCCTTGTCGATGGGAATTTTAATGGTAAAAGTAGTTCCTTTGTTTAATTCGCTGTCTACTGAAATAGTGCCATAATGTAACTCTACAAGATCCTTACTTAAGGAGAGTCCTATGCCGTGTGTATCACTTGCCGATAATGTTTTGTTGGTATAAAAACGGGTAAATATTTTATCCAGATTGTTGTGCGCGATTCCAGCACCTGTATCGCTCACTTGAATGGTTAAAAAAGTATGTTCTTTTTCCAAGATAGTAGTTAGACTTACCTGAACAGTGCCGTTTATAGGGGTGTATTTAAATGCATTGGACAATAAGTTGAATAGTATTTTGTCAATTTTATCCG comes from the Saccharicrinis fermentans DSM 9555 = JCM 21142 genome and includes:
- the porX gene encoding T9SS response regulator signal transducer PorX, which gives rise to MANAIKVNILWVDDEIDLLKAHILYLQEKGFVVKTATNGQDALVLVEEAYFDLIFLDENMPGLSGLEVLSKLKNMMPEVPIVMITKSEEEDIMDQAIGSKISDYLIKPVHPKQILLAIKKHVHQRRLVAEKTTSTYQTEFGKIGLKINDSYSFDDWVEIYKQLVYWEIELEDTKGEMDEVLKMQKTEANHAFVKFIKRNYVNWIQGDDDEFPLMSHHFMKKITLPLLDKGEKVVMLVIDNFRFDQWLMLKQEVLNGFRLEEEEIYSSILPTATHYARNSLFAGLMPAQIKKMYGQYWIDEHEEGSKNQFEEQLIGTFFERFRKQYRYSYLKVSNIDTGKQLIDNYANLLNDDLAVVVFNFVDMLSHARTESKMIKELAYDESAYRSLSRSWFLHSVMKELLDKLEHEDVKVIITTDHGTIRVKNPIKVVGDRTTTTNLRYKQGKNLNYKAKEVFELVKPEEVQLPKVNVSTSYIFATNEDFFAYPNNYNHYVSYYKDTFQHGGVSMEEMLIPYVVLSPKNH
- the tsaE gene encoding tRNA (adenosine(37)-N6)-threonylcarbamoyltransferase complex ATPase subunit type 1 TsaE, encoding MSKFLISSLDRINVVAEAFLQAYAEPAVFCFYGSMGAGKTTFIQALCKQLQVVDVVNSPSFSIVNEYNTVGDDVIYHFDFYRLKEEEEAFDLGYEDYFYSSHYCFVEWPEKIASLLPENRYDVTISVLDDGSREIKVSASQ
- a CDS encoding AI-2E family transporter: MKDLKTTNTFLLLIVIPLMFYLLKTLSFIFVPLVSAMFIALLLLPLMRWFDKKNVPKWLSVFFVVLLLIAAFKFAGELIKLTSNEIMAADNLFFEKAETKLIDLVVMIENFFGVNRIKGDNVLLHYFKGGNVMDSIGFSLDFISNLLSGTLMTAFFVVLLLSGSVNFEKLLNSTLIKVRHSSVKIFRKIEKDIIKFVIVKFAISLLTGVGFGLACLAFDVSFPIFWGLFAFVINFVQMIGSVISVVLLSLFAFVEIEPMSTLLFFVLAITAVQVLMGGVLEPVFMGKTFSVNVITILVMLMFWGYIWGIPGLILSIPITVFIKIILDQYPRYRVITELMSGGKSS
- a CDS encoding CPBP family intramembrane glutamic endopeptidase, with translation MQQNKTYPNIAQSWGIMGVAIICMLFLSPLQMTLNKVIGKEITFFIYYLSTMGATFSFAHFIRKKTISQSNYNINLSNPTSIILVSIATLCLQLGILSPLTSLVPMPDFFKLIVLELGEMKGFFSFASFVIAAPIFEELIFRGVMLDGLLKRYSPNKSIFISSLIFGIVHLNPWQFITAFGIGLFMGWVYYKTRNLSLCIIMHFTNNLLAFLSMQFTNMEEVLENTFVESSGGLYNAIMIITGFSIIFLLCLWLLIRKFKQDTINKTSISQ
- the trpS gene encoding tryptophan--tRNA ligase produces the protein MQTVVSGIRPTGNLHLGNYFGAVKNFLRMQEEYNCYFFIADYHSLTTHPTPSDLHVNVKQVLAEYLACGLDPEKATIYIQSDVPAIAEMSLLMSMNAYLGELERTTSFKDKARKQPENVNAGLLTYPVLMACDILIHHADKVPVGKDQEQNLEMTRKFAGRFNHLYKQEYFKIPQSFNYGEALVKIPGLDGSGKMGKSEGNGIYLVDDPKTLQKKVMKAVTDSGPTEPNAPLTEPIQNLFTLMEVVSTPDTLQFFKDKYASCEIRYGDLKKQLAEDIIKFNTPIREKIEDIKNNDVYLNKVVTMGREKAQANAEKTVKEIREIIGIKRF
- a CDS encoding PadR family transcriptional regulator, producing the protein MRKGILEYCILSILSRSDKYASDIINELKEAKMIVVEGTLYPLLTRLKNAELLTYRWEESTQGPPRKYYELTDKGSDFLGELDQSWKELVDAVRVINNN
- a CDS encoding PspC domain-containing protein, with amino-acid sequence MKKTVNINLSGRVFYIDDDAFARLRAYLDSLERYFKKQEEGQEIINDIESRIAELLGDRISGKTGVVTIEMVEEVIAMMGQPEDFEDEGAASETSHQQYEKYSYGRASKRLFRDVDGRVLGGVCGGIAAYLNMDPVIVRIVFALFIFFGLGITIPIYIILWIVVPAALTTAQRLEMRGENVTISNIEKAIRNEFEDVKQRFSKVRDSKVYKKGESWWNKFSKGDKTVLMIVVLVVSMFFFAK
- a CDS encoding PspC domain-containing protein — its product is MKKTLYINLNGFAFHIDEDAYDKLNQYLRKIEGSFPDKDEAKEIVSDIEARIAELFSGKKKSSEQVITLKEVEEVIDTMGEPQEIADEDQAEPQSDGSNASMPGSPLYKKRLYRDPESRVLGGVCGGLGAYFDMDPLVFRVIFILAFVLYGASLPVYVVLWIVMPKALTITQKLEMKGPAGYESWEQHLKNEYKEVAEKFKQSRAYKDFSGSFSKRTDVVGDALRTLLRIVVSVVGVVLMFIAIAFLVSLIVTFTLGFTIMDFSGVGNYFTSLPALFVGAEDMVIGSVGLVLVTCIPLIVLFYLGFKLVFRFRSKYKIVAVSSLVLWIAGLILLFYAFARVAREYRVTEDVYQNEKLELPQSSVVYLKANVNTYMPTYHDHLFDFNRLDIYCADNKLYVQGRPRIDLVRGDSFAIEIKRSAKGKSISQAKINCQDIEFFWMLRDSTIHIDPLFTLRANSKLRDQGLNVVILVPESVQVEVADELEWVVNNRLDD
- a CDS encoding DUF4252 domain-containing protein; protein product: MKKSVRVFVVILCVGIHSLSVFSQQKIAKRMFDDFRILDEVTYLSFSKNMLDFIDFDVDGDQDGEEYSVTGDLNEVKLVLYKPDVLPDISFMEQVRKYMKKGNYSQVEDDDDDEESEIWVQRKGKKVYECHIIFQGDKNGILLSFFGDFRIKDVDVLKRKIEDYKD